The following proteins come from a genomic window of Heyndrickxia acidicola:
- a CDS encoding N-acetyldiaminopimelate deacetylase, which produces MEEVNRFVQIRRDLHKIPELGYQEFKTQAFLLNYLSGLSKERVEIRKWKTGLFVKVHGTAPEKLIGWRADIDGLPIEEQTGLPFKSEHPGQMHACGHDVHMSIALGVLTAFVKKPLKDDLLFIFQPAEEGPGGAAPMLESEMMKEWRPDIIFALHIAPEYPLGTIAVKEGLLFANTSELFIDLKGKGGHAAYPHHTKDMVVASAYLVTQLQSIVSRNVDPLDSAVITVGKITGGTVQNIIAENARLEGTIRTLSAEAMSTVKKRIEACVKGIEAAFECEADIDYGSMYHQVYNDPERTAHFIEYLEKNQKESLIICKEAMTGEDFGYMLKEIPGFMFWLGVQSPFGLHHAKLQPDEKAIEFAISVLTDYFQTL; this is translated from the coding sequence TTGGAAGAAGTAAATCGGTTTGTTCAAATTAGAAGAGATCTGCATAAAATTCCTGAGCTTGGATATCAAGAGTTTAAAACACAAGCCTTTCTTTTAAACTACTTGTCAGGCCTTTCCAAAGAACGTGTTGAAATTAGGAAATGGAAAACGGGCCTGTTTGTAAAAGTTCATGGAACTGCACCAGAGAAACTTATTGGTTGGAGGGCGGATATCGATGGACTCCCTATTGAGGAGCAAACAGGACTGCCATTTAAGTCTGAACACCCCGGACAAATGCATGCCTGCGGCCACGATGTACATATGAGCATTGCGCTAGGGGTATTAACCGCATTTGTTAAAAAGCCGTTGAAGGATGATCTATTGTTCATTTTTCAGCCTGCAGAGGAAGGGCCAGGCGGTGCTGCTCCTATGCTTGAGAGCGAAATGATGAAGGAGTGGAGGCCGGATATCATTTTCGCCCTTCATATCGCTCCTGAGTATCCATTGGGAACAATAGCAGTTAAAGAAGGTCTTTTATTTGCTAATACCTCGGAATTATTTATTGATCTAAAAGGCAAAGGAGGCCATGCTGCATATCCGCATCATACAAAGGATATGGTGGTTGCATCAGCATATCTCGTTACGCAGCTGCAGTCGATTGTCTCAAGGAACGTAGACCCTCTTGATAGTGCTGTCATAACAGTTGGGAAAATAACTGGAGGAACTGTCCAGAACATTATTGCGGAAAATGCAAGATTGGAAGGCACAATAAGGACACTTTCTGCAGAAGCAATGTCAACTGTCAAAAAGAGAATTGAAGCCTGTGTGAAAGGGATAGAAGCGGCATTTGAATGTGAAGCCGATATAGACTACGGCTCAATGTACCATCAGGTTTACAATGATCCAGAAAGAACTGCCCATTTTATCGAGTATCTTGAAAAAAATCAAAAAGAAAGCTTAATTATATGCAAGGAAGCCATGACAGGAGAAGATTTTGGATATATGCTTAAGGAAATTCCGGGTTTTATGTTTTGGCTTGGGGTTCAATCACCTTTTGGACTTCACCACGCTAAACTGCAGCCGGATGAGAAGGCAATAGAATTTGCCATATCTGTTTTAACCGATTATTTTCAAACTTTATAA
- a CDS encoding ABC transporter ATP-binding protein — translation MDTFKKLKSFYWPYRHLFFTSMVLLLFVNVITVAYPIILQITIDDGITKGEYGWIPYLALGFIAVMIFRGLATFVQQYTGDLFGITSVYKLRNELYKKLQYLPFRYYDNAKTGDLMSRLTADVEGFRFFLSFGFTELLRFVFTLSICFGVMFYYSVSLTLMTMISLPFLAIAVYRFDKLIHPAFRGIRRSFGRLNTNVQENISGINTVKSLSREGFQTSKFMNSNEDFKNREISTSNIWAKYFPLMELLGNVGVIVILSYGGYLVIHGDLKPGELVAFYSLIGYILDPIITLGFTINMFSQSKASGERLLEILEADEEITDNENALQAERLTGEVEFNNVTLQYFGDEKAALKEITFKAQPGKVIGLIGSTGSGKTSITQLMTRFYEPAGGAVYIDGKKVNEYSLHSLRSNIGFVMQESFLFSSTIKSNIAYGKPEASMEDIIHAAKMAQAHDFIMELPDGYDTMLGERGLGLSGGQKQRIAIARAICLDPSILILDDATSAVDMDTEFKIQEGLREVMKGRTTFIIAHRISSLKHADEILVLENGRIVERGKHDELLENGGPYERIYKIQFRDQQAILQSQTG, via the coding sequence ATGGATACGTTTAAAAAATTGAAAAGCTTTTACTGGCCGTATAGGCATTTATTCTTTACTTCCATGGTTCTATTGCTCTTTGTAAATGTCATTACAGTAGCTTATCCGATCATTTTGCAAATTACAATTGACGACGGCATTACGAAAGGAGAATATGGTTGGATTCCTTATTTAGCCTTAGGATTTATTGCTGTCATGATTTTTAGAGGGCTTGCAACCTTCGTGCAGCAGTACACAGGTGATTTGTTTGGTATAACCTCTGTGTATAAACTGCGGAATGAATTATATAAAAAGCTTCAATATCTGCCGTTCCGTTATTATGACAACGCCAAAACAGGTGATCTGATGTCAAGGCTGACAGCAGATGTAGAAGGTTTCCGCTTTTTTCTTTCTTTTGGATTTACAGAACTATTACGCTTTGTATTTACACTTTCAATATGTTTTGGTGTGATGTTTTATTATTCTGTTTCACTGACACTCATGACGATGATTTCTTTGCCCTTCCTGGCAATAGCAGTCTATCGTTTTGATAAACTGATTCATCCTGCTTTCCGTGGCATAAGACGATCATTTGGCAGATTAAACACAAATGTGCAAGAAAACATAAGTGGAATAAATACTGTTAAATCTCTTTCAAGAGAAGGATTCCAGACTAGCAAGTTTATGAATTCGAATGAAGACTTTAAAAATAGGGAAATATCAACCTCTAATATCTGGGCGAAATATTTTCCTTTAATGGAACTCTTGGGGAATGTGGGAGTTATTGTCATATTGAGCTACGGTGGATACCTCGTTATCCATGGAGATTTAAAGCCTGGGGAACTGGTTGCATTTTATAGCCTGATTGGCTATATCCTTGATCCTATTATTACTCTTGGTTTTACTATTAATATGTTTTCCCAGTCAAAGGCCTCAGGTGAAAGGCTTCTGGAAATATTGGAAGCAGACGAGGAAATAACCGATAATGAAAATGCATTGCAAGCTGAACGCTTAACGGGAGAGGTAGAATTTAATAATGTGACCCTTCAATACTTTGGGGATGAAAAAGCAGCTTTAAAAGAAATTACATTTAAAGCTCAGCCTGGAAAAGTCATTGGACTAATCGGGTCAACGGGATCCGGCAAAACAAGTATTACACAGCTGATGACTAGATTTTACGAGCCGGCAGGGGGAGCGGTATACATTGATGGAAAGAAGGTTAATGAATACAGTCTTCATTCTTTAAGGTCGAATATTGGTTTTGTAATGCAGGAATCATTCTTATTCTCTTCTACGATTAAGTCGAATATTGCTTATGGAAAACCGGAAGCATCAATGGAAGATATTATTCATGCTGCTAAGATGGCACAAGCCCATGATTTTATCATGGAACTTCCTGATGGATATGATACGATGCTCGGAGAGAGGGGACTTGGTTTATCAGGGGGGCAAAAACAAAGAATTGCCATAGCCCGTGCCATTTGTCTAGATCCAAGTATTTTAATTCTTGACGATGCAACGAGTGCTGTTGATATGGATACAGAGTTTAAAATTCAAGAAGGCTTGCGTGAGGTTATGAAAGGCAGAACAACATTTATCATCGCCCATCGTATCTCATCTCTTAAGCATGCTGATGAAATTTTAGTACTTGAAAACGGAAGGATTGTCGAAAGAGGGAAACATGATGAATTGCTGGAAAACGGCGGCCCATATGAAAGGATTTACAAAATACAATTCAGGGACCAGCAGGCAATTCTCCAATCACAAACGGGCTGA
- a CDS encoding mechanosensitive ion channel family protein — protein MIRLNIDHLANFNWTGLLIKAGTIVLQIIVLYIIYLIIRSIGTKIIHTIFVRYQERQHVSVGRAKTLEHLVKNTFSYVLIFFFFVTALQSIGIGVTSILAGAGIVGLAVGFGAQGLVSDVVTGFFLLLEKQVDVDDYITVGNFNGIVEQVGLRTTQLRDFDGTLHFIPNRQITSLSNHSRGNMRALVDFPIDYNEDLDQAIQSIQNACKAIAKGDKAIVDGPHVLGVETVDSSKVVLRIIARTLNGEQWNVERRLKKVIKEALAQSEQEG, from the coding sequence ATGATCCGTTTGAATATTGACCATTTAGCAAATTTTAATTGGACAGGACTTCTTATTAAAGCTGGAACCATTGTCCTGCAGATTATTGTGTTGTATATTATTTATCTTATAATTAGAAGCATCGGTACAAAAATAATACATACCATTTTTGTCAGGTATCAGGAAAGGCAGCATGTATCGGTTGGACGTGCCAAAACCTTGGAGCACCTAGTTAAAAATACATTTTCATATGTTCTTATCTTTTTCTTTTTTGTTACCGCTCTACAAAGTATTGGCATTGGCGTTACTAGTATATTGGCTGGTGCCGGCATCGTTGGTTTAGCAGTTGGATTTGGTGCTCAGGGATTAGTGAGTGACGTTGTTACAGGCTTCTTTCTTTTGCTTGAAAAACAAGTAGATGTTGATGACTATATAACAGTTGGTAATTTTAATGGGATTGTTGAGCAAGTAGGATTAAGGACTACTCAGCTTAGAGATTTTGATGGTACCCTGCATTTTATTCCAAATCGCCAAATAACGAGTTTAAGCAATCACTCTCGTGGAAATATGAGAGCCTTGGTTGATTTTCCAATTGATTACAATGAAGATTTAGACCAAGCCATCCAATCGATCCAAAATGCCTGCAAAGCAATTGCAAAAGGAGACAAAGCCATTGTGGATGGACCACATGTTCTCGGCGTAGAAACAGTTGATAGCTCGAAAGTGGTACTCAGAATCATCGCTAGAACACTAAACGGGGAACAATGGAATGTGGAAAGAAGGCTCAAAAAGGTAATAAAGGAAGCCCTCGCACAATCAGAGCAGGAAGGGTAA
- a CDS encoding TlpA disulfide reductase family protein, whose product MKLREQMPELNGAVEWLNGEVKKEDLVGEKPTLIHFWSISCHLCKEAMPQVNEFRDKYKDKLNVVAVHMPRSEDDLNIEDIKKTAAEHGITQPIFVDSEHKLTDAFENQYVPAYYVFDKEGKLRHFQAGGSGMKMLEKRVNRVLDETEAGKQ is encoded by the coding sequence ATGAAACTTCGTGAACAAATGCCCGAACTAAATGGAGCTGTTGAATGGCTGAATGGGGAAGTGAAGAAAGAAGATTTAGTGGGTGAAAAACCCACTCTTATCCATTTTTGGTCCATTAGCTGCCATTTATGTAAAGAAGCAATGCCTCAAGTTAATGAGTTTCGAGATAAATATAAGGATAAGTTAAATGTGGTAGCAGTCCACATGCCTCGTTCAGAGGATGATTTAAATATAGAAGATATTAAAAAAACTGCAGCGGAACATGGGATTACTCAGCCTATTTTTGTGGATAGTGAGCATAAGCTTACGGATGCCTTTGAAAATCAGTATGTGCCTGCATATTATGTTTTTGATAAGGAAGGCAAGCTTCGCCACTTCCAGGCAGGCGGAAGCGGCATGAAAATGCTTGAGAAACGTGTGAATCGAGTACTTGATGAAACAGAAGCCGGCAAACAATAA
- a CDS encoding peroxiredoxin — protein sequence MAERMVAKQAPRFEMEAVLPNKEFGKVSLEENMKNDKWTVLFFYPMDFTFVCPTEITALSDRYDEFEDLDAEVIGVSTDTIHTHLAWIKTDRKENGLGDLNYPLAADHNQSVSRDYGVLIEEEGVALRGLFIISPEGELMYQVVNHNNIGRDVDETLRVLQALQTGGLCPANWKPGQATLNV from the coding sequence ATGGCAGAACGCATGGTAGCAAAACAAGCTCCTCGATTTGAAATGGAAGCAGTATTGCCTAATAAAGAATTTGGCAAAGTAAGCCTTGAAGAAAACATGAAAAATGACAAATGGACGGTTCTTTTCTTCTATCCAATGGATTTTACTTTTGTTTGTCCTACTGAAATTACAGCATTATCTGATCGATATGATGAATTCGAAGATCTTGATGCTGAAGTAATTGGAGTATCTACAGATACTATTCATACTCATTTAGCTTGGATTAAAACAGATCGTAAAGAGAATGGGCTTGGTGATTTAAATTATCCATTAGCTGCAGACCATAACCAATCAGTATCCCGTGATTATGGTGTATTAATAGAAGAAGAAGGTGTGGCTCTTCGCGGATTATTCATTATTAGCCCTGAAGGTGAATTAATGTACCAGGTTGTTAACCATAACAATATCGGCCGTGATGTAGATGAAACTCTTCGTGTACTTCAAGCTCTTCAAACTGGCGGCCTTTGCCCTGCGAACTGGAAGCCTGGACAAGCTACTCTTAACGTTTAA
- the dapD gene encoding 2,3,4,5-tetrahydropyridine-2,6-dicarboxylate N-acetyltransferase, which produces MKMMDANEIIAFISNSKKMTPVKVYVKGQLEGIDFGKETKAFINGSTGVLFGEWAEISNALEVHKETIEDYVVENDRRNSAIPTLDLKNINARIEPGAIIRDQVEIGNNVVIMMGASINIGSVIGDGTMIDMNAVLGGRATVGKNCHIGAGAVLAGVIEPPSAQPVIIEDDVLVGANAVILEGVRVGKGAVVAAGAIVVSDVEPNTVVAGTPARKIKDIDEKTKSKVEIKQELRKL; this is translated from the coding sequence ATGAAAATGATGGATGCAAATGAAATCATCGCTTTTATATCAAATAGCAAAAAAATGACCCCTGTAAAGGTTTATGTAAAAGGGCAACTGGAAGGCATCGATTTTGGCAAAGAAACAAAAGCCTTTATAAATGGCTCCACAGGTGTTCTTTTTGGTGAATGGGCAGAAATATCAAATGCATTAGAAGTACATAAGGAAACTATCGAAGATTATGTGGTGGAAAATGACAGAAGAAATTCAGCCATTCCAACCTTGGATCTGAAGAATATTAATGCCAGAATTGAGCCTGGTGCCATTATTCGCGATCAAGTCGAAATTGGCAATAATGTTGTCATCATGATGGGTGCCTCAATCAATATCGGTTCCGTAATTGGTGACGGAACGATGATTGATATGAATGCCGTATTAGGCGGCCGTGCTACAGTAGGAAAGAACTGCCATATTGGTGCTGGTGCTGTTCTGGCAGGAGTAATTGAGCCGCCATCCGCTCAGCCTGTCATCATTGAAGATGACGTTCTTGTTGGAGCGAACGCTGTCATTCTTGAAGGTGTTAGAGTTGGAAAAGGTGCAGTAGTAGCGGCAGGCGCAATAGTAGTAAGCGATGTAGAACCGAATACCGTAGTGGCAGGAACACCTGCTAGAAAAATAAAAGATATTGATGAAAAAACAAAGTCAAAAGTAGAAATTAAACAAGAGCTTAGAAAATTATAA